One segment of Streptomyces bathyalis DNA contains the following:
- a CDS encoding response regulator: protein MTTRVIIVDDQAMVRAGFAALLAAQSDIDVVGEAADGAQGVELCRRTHPDVVLMDVRMPEMDGLEAARKLLGTDNGGKGGTGSADGKAHRPKVLMLTTFDVDDYVYEALRAGASGFLLKDAPPADLIAAVRIVAEGEALLAPSVTRRLIADFARQRPSPPSARGLRLNGLTDRETEVLELLARGRSNTEIAGALVLAEQTVKTHVSRIFTKLQLRDRAQAVIFAYESGLISPGEG from the coding sequence ATGACCACCCGCGTGATCATCGTCGACGACCAGGCCATGGTGCGTGCGGGCTTCGCCGCGCTCCTCGCCGCGCAGTCCGACATCGACGTGGTGGGCGAGGCCGCGGACGGGGCGCAGGGCGTCGAACTGTGCCGGCGCACGCACCCCGACGTGGTTCTCATGGACGTGCGCATGCCGGAGATGGACGGGCTGGAGGCGGCGAGGAAGCTGCTCGGAACCGACAACGGCGGCAAGGGCGGCACCGGTTCGGCGGACGGAAAGGCCCACCGCCCCAAGGTCCTGATGCTGACCACCTTCGATGTGGACGACTACGTCTACGAGGCGCTCCGCGCGGGGGCCAGCGGATTCCTGCTCAAGGACGCTCCGCCCGCCGATCTCATCGCGGCCGTGCGGATCGTCGCGGAGGGCGAGGCACTTCTCGCCCCGTCGGTCACCCGGCGGCTCATCGCCGACTTCGCCAGGCAGCGCCCGTCGCCGCCGTCGGCACGCGGACTGCGGCTCAACGGGCTGACGGACCGTGAGACGGAGGTGCTGGAGCTGCTGGCACGCGGACGGTCCAACACCGAGATCGCCGGCGCCCTCGTCCTGGCCGAACAGACCGTCAAGACTCACGTGAGCCGTATCTTCACCAAGCTCCAGCTGCGCGACCGGGCTCAGGCCGTGATCTTCGCGTACGAGTCGGGCCTGATCTCCCCGGGCGAGGGCTGA